In Candidatus Krumholzibacteriia bacterium, the sequence CGCGCAAGGAGGCGAAGAGCCGCCGCAGGTGCGCCTCCAGGAGGAATGGCACGCCTTCGTACAAGCGCAGCGTCTCGAAGACACCGTCACCGAGCAGGAAGCCGCGGTCGTCCGGATCGAGATGCACCGCCGCGCGGGGTAGGAGCTCGCCGTTCAAGATGAGATGCGAGCCGTGCAGCACGTCTCACCTCCGCCGCCCTCCGGAAGGCGCTCTTCTTGCGGCCCAGGAGCGTGGCGGCCGCACGGCGGGCCGGACGGACCGTGGCGGCACCGGGTCGGGTGTGGCGCGCCCCCGCCGTGGCCCACAGCGCCTCCAGCAGTGCCCGCGCCTTGGCAAGCGTCTCTTGATACTCGCTCTCGGCTTCCGAATCGGCCACGATGCCGCCGCCGACATGGAAGTAAGCGCGGCCGTTCTGCAGCAGGAAGGTGCGGATCAGGATGTTGAAGTCGGCGTTGCCGTCGAGACCGAAGTACCCTGCCGAGCCGGTGTAGACACCGCGTCGCTGCGTTTCCAGGCTATCGATGATCTGCATGCAGCGGATCTTGGGGACGCCGGTGACGCTGGCGCCGGGGAACACCGCGGCGAGGAGATCGAAGGCGTCGCGATCGCGCCGCAGGCGCCCCACGACGTTACTGACCAGATGGCGCACGTGGGAATAGCGCTCGACATTCATGAAGCGCTGCACCTCCACGCTGCCGATCTCGCAGACACGCCCGATGTCGTTGCGCGCCATGTCCACGATCATCAAATGCTCGGCCCGTTCCTTTTCGCTCGCCAGCAGCTCGCGCTCCAGCGCTTGGTCGGCGCGACGATCGTCGCCGCGCGGGCGGGTGCCGGCGATGGGTCGCGTGCTCACCCGCCCGTTCTCGAGCTGCACCAGTCGCTCGGGCGAACAGCTCACCAGGATGTGGTCGGGGAAACGCATGTAGGTGGCGAAGGGGGACGGATTGATGCTGCGCAGGTGCCGGTACAGATCGAGACCGTCGCCGGCAT encodes:
- the pabB gene encoding aminodeoxychorismate synthase component I, whose amino-acid sequence is MTWPPDRTRALAPTSLVRSAPLCVLPDFEVFARLHRQGISLPVLWDCADPGWEPLALAAALPESATVFLLESPGGPPDLERRTFLSWDPEREFVLCRGRLETSGPGLETSRSRCRAPLAALRQVLRTEGAAPVPYADGWNGGLVGYLGYDCKNYLERLPDRARDDLGTPELRFGLVRRLVSWEHDSGRMQLRVNLRCRSVRARDDWKHAHAALEELADEVSRLQARARSGARRRGLRGREPGVSRAAMISSLRSNLDREAYDAMLARAHEHILEGDIYQANLSHRFESRYAGDGLDLYRHLRSINPSPFATYMRFPDHILVSCSPERLVQLENGRVSTRPIAGTRPRGDDRRADQALERELLASEKERAEHLMIVDMARNDIGRVCEIGSVEVQRFMNVERYSHVRHLVSNVVGRLRRDRDAFDLLAAVFPGASVTGVPKIRCMQIIDSLETQRRGVYTGSAGYFGLDGNADFNILIRTFLLQNGRAYFHVGGGIVADSEAESEYQETLAKARALLEALWATAGARHTRPGAATVRPARRAAATLLGRKKSAFRRAAEVRRAARLASHLERRAPTPRGGASRSGRPRLPAR